From Danio rerio strain Tuebingen ecotype United States chromosome 7, GRCz12tu, whole genome shotgun sequence, the proteins below share one genomic window:
- the calca gene encoding calcitonin/calcitonin-related polypeptide, alpha isoform X1, with protein sequence MVMLKISAFLVAYALIICQMYSSNAAPARPALESSPDRTTLSDYEARRLLQAIVKEFMQMTAEDMEQQATEENSLGRAVSKRCSSLSTCVLGKLSQELHKLQTYPRTNVGAGTPGKKRSLEGSDGYGEALGRV encoded by the exons ATGGTTATGTTGAAGATCTCCGCTTTTCTTGTTGCCTACGCTCTGATTATTTGCCAGATGTACAGCTCTAATGCAGCTCCTGCCAG GCCCGCACTGGAATCGTCACCAGATCGAACTACACTTAGCGACTACGAGGCGAGAAGATTGCTTCAAGCTATTGTCAAAGAATTCATGCAGATGACGGCAGAGGACATGGAGCAACAAGCTACCGAGGAAAACAG CCTGGGTAGAGCCGTGTCCAAGCGCTGCTCCAGCCTCAGTACGTGCGTGCTGGGGAAACTGTCCCAGGAGCTGCACAAGCTGCAGACGTATCCACGCACCAATGTAGGAGCGGGTACACCGGGCAAGAAGCGCAGCCTGGAAGGGAGTGATGGATACGGAGAGGCGCTCGGTCGTGTCTAA